Proteins from one Ricinus communis isolate WT05 ecotype wild-type chromosome 9, ASM1957865v1, whole genome shotgun sequence genomic window:
- the LOC8273568 gene encoding probable ubiquitin-conjugating enzyme E2 26 isoform X1: MQPPPPPLHIPQSSKSVSHRKRALMEPDVIEISPPPMISRSNRVSNKLKQVVLREVIDVDNDEDSSDCMIIDATMDTKNKGKAIEESVDDYLLAKDAMVDYLPYPSKGSGPGSQKTVIVDGSNSDMLDNECIDITSDDFMDFDEYAYLQAHFDNVDIPPGVEVPIPCLLDSLHKTKKTVNESDSLDTTNQKNLNNLVAWSSKSSAVGKKLGFKVTQDSVSHASGVDVSSHWSFVSHASGADLSSHWSFSQTAQIKKKPTVSQLGYIMNPTAIQKIKIPVHSSSPIIFSPVNQLHKAAIPFPDEPSYQGGPTNPFFPSFPSHVGGLNHPASVGPPFSWPLSEFKSSFVDHTSHSEFYNPLYGGQNLSEEGVARTLKHVNEDDILSKYQNFKRFDTVEDHSDHHYASKGSSVKQPPKNWAKKIQEEWRILENDLPDGIFVRIYESRMDLLRAVIIGAEGTPYHDGLFFFDVFFPSGYPNIPPNVYYHSGGLRLNPNLYNCGKVCLSLLGTWHGNKNEKWLPGVSTVLQVLVSIQALILNQKPYFNEPGYAHMNGSAHGEIQSQQYNERTFILSLKTMVYTMRRPPKHFEDFVLGHFHKHAHDILVACKAYMDGAQVGCLVKGGVQDVDEGDKSCSKSFKDSLPGCVDLLLKEFSLIGVKDTEKYQILVKGDIKPSA; encoded by the exons ATGCAGCCGCCGCCGCCGCCGCTACACATTCCCCAGTCTTCCAAGTCAGTCAGTCA CAGGAAGCGAGCATTAATGGAGCCAGACGTGATCGAAATCTCTCCTCCTCCGATGATTTCTCGCTCTAACAGAGTTTCTAATAAACTCAAACAg GTTGTACTTCGTGAAGTAATTGATGTTGACAATGATGAAGATTCTTCTGATTGTATGATCATTGATGCGACAATGGACACAAAGAATAAAGGGAAAGCTATAGAAGAAAGTGTTGATGATTACCTTCTAGCTAAG GATGCTATGGTCGATTATCTTCCTTATCCTTCTAAAGGCTCTGGTCCTGGATCACAAAAAACAGTCATTGTAGATGGTTCTAATTCAGATATGTTAGACAATGAGTGTATCGACATCACATCTGACGACTTCATGGACTTTGATGAGTATGCATATTTACAAGCACACTTTGATAATGTGGATATTCCTCCTGGAGTGGAGGTACCTATTCCTTGCTTGCTGGATTCTCTTCATAAGACAAAGAAGACTGTTAATGAAAGTGACTCTTTGGATACAACAAATCAAAAGAATCTGAATAATCTGGTTGCATGGTCATCAAAGTCTTCTGCTGTTGGCAAGAAGCTGGGTTTTAAAGTCACGCAGGACTCTGTGAGCCATGCTTCTGGAGTTGACGTATCCTCCCATTGGTCTTTTGTGAGCCATGCTTCTGGAGCTGACTTATCTTCCCATTGGTCATTTTCACAAACTGCCCAAATTAAGAAGAAACCAACCGTCTCACAACTTGGATATATTATGAATCCCACAGCTAttcagaaaataaagataCCAGTTCATTCAAGTAGTccaattattttttctccAGTAAATCAATTGCACAAAGCCGCAATCCCATTCCCTGATGAGCCATCATACCAAGGTGGTCCAACTAATCCTTTTTTTCCAAGTTTTCCTTCACACGTGGGTGGACTGAATCACCCTGCTTCAGTAGGCCCACCTTTTTCTTGGCCCTTGTCTGAATTTAAATCTTCCTTTGTTGACCATACAAGTCACTCAGAATTTTATAATCCACTTTATGGTGGACAAAATCTTTCTGAAGAAGGTGTGGCAAGGACTCTAAAACATGTAAATGAAGATGATATTCTGAGCAAGTACCAAAATTTTAAGCGGTTTGATACTGTTGAAGATCATTCAGATCATCACTATGCTTCTAAAGGTTCTTCAGTTAAGCAG CCTCCAAAGAATTGGGCAAAGAAAATTCAGGAGGAGTGGAGAATCCTGGAGAATGATTTGCCAG atggtatatttgtcaggaTTTATGAATCAAGGATGGACCTATTAAGGGCTGTAATAATTGGAGCTGAGGGCACTCCTTACCATGACggtctcttcttctttgacgTTTTCTTCCCTAGTGGTTATCCCAATATACCACCG AATGTCTACTATCATTCTGGTGGTCTTCGTCTCAACCCGAACTTGTACAATTGTGGGAAGGTATGTCTCAGCCTTCTTGGAACTTGGCATGGTAACAAGAATGAGAAGTGGCTTCCTGGTGTGTCAACTGTACTTCAAGTTCTAGTATCCATACAAGCATTGATTTTGAACCAAAAGCCCTATTTCAATGAGCCTGGATATGCACATATGAATGGCTCAGCGCATGGTGAAATTCAGTCACAGCAGTATAATGAAAGGACATTTATATTATCACTCAAGACAATGGTATACACAATGAGGAGGCCACCAAAG CATTTTGAGGACTTTGTTTTGGGTCATTTCCACAAGCATGCTCATGACATTCTGGTGGCATGTAAAGCATACATGGATGGAGCTCAGGTCGGGTGTCTGGTTAAGGGTGGGGTTCAGGATGTTGATGAGGGCGACAAGAGCTGCTCAAAGAGTTTTAAGGACTCATTACCAGGGTGTGTCGATCTACTTCTGAAGGAGTTTTCACTAATTGGAGTCAAGGACACTGAAAAGTACCAAATTTTGGTGAAAGGGGATATTAAACCGAGTGCTTAA
- the LOC8273568 gene encoding probable ubiquitin-conjugating enzyme E2 26 isoform X4 — protein MQPPPPPLHIPQSSKKRALMEPDVIEISPPPMISRSNRVSNKLKQVVLREVIDVDNDEDSSDCMIIDATMDTKNKGKAIEESVDDYLLAKDAMVDYLPYPSKGSGPGSQKTVIVDGSNSDMLDNECIDITSDDFMDFDEYAYLQAHFDNVDIPPGVEVPIPCLLDSLHKTKKTVNESDSLDTTNQKNLNNLVAWSSKSSAVGKKLGFKVTQDSVSHASGVDVSSHWSFVSHASGADLSSHWSFSQTAQIKKKPTVSQLGYIMNPTAIQKIKIPVHSSSPIIFSPVNQLHKAAIPFPDEPSYQGGPTNPFFPSFPSHVGGLNHPASVGPPFSWPLSEFKSSFVDHTSHSEFYNPLYGGQNLSEEGVARTLKHVNEDDILSKYQNFKRFDTVEDHSDHHYASKGSSVKQPPKNWAKKIQEEWRILENDLPDGIFVRIYESRMDLLRAVIIGAEGTPYHDGLFFFDVFFPSGYPNIPPNVYYHSGGLRLNPNLYNCGKVCLSLLGTWHGNKNEKWLPGVSTVLQVLVSIQALILNQKPYFNEPGYAHMNGSAHGEIQSQQYNERTFILSLKTMVYTMRRPPKHFEDFVLGHFHKHAHDILVACKAYMDGAQVGCLVKGGVQDVDEGDKSCSKSFKDSLPGCVDLLLKEFSLIGVKDTEKYQILVKGDIKPSA, from the exons ATGCAGCCGCCGCCGCCGCCGCTACACATTCCCCAGTCTTCCAA GAAGCGAGCATTAATGGAGCCAGACGTGATCGAAATCTCTCCTCCTCCGATGATTTCTCGCTCTAACAGAGTTTCTAATAAACTCAAACAg GTTGTACTTCGTGAAGTAATTGATGTTGACAATGATGAAGATTCTTCTGATTGTATGATCATTGATGCGACAATGGACACAAAGAATAAAGGGAAAGCTATAGAAGAAAGTGTTGATGATTACCTTCTAGCTAAG GATGCTATGGTCGATTATCTTCCTTATCCTTCTAAAGGCTCTGGTCCTGGATCACAAAAAACAGTCATTGTAGATGGTTCTAATTCAGATATGTTAGACAATGAGTGTATCGACATCACATCTGACGACTTCATGGACTTTGATGAGTATGCATATTTACAAGCACACTTTGATAATGTGGATATTCCTCCTGGAGTGGAGGTACCTATTCCTTGCTTGCTGGATTCTCTTCATAAGACAAAGAAGACTGTTAATGAAAGTGACTCTTTGGATACAACAAATCAAAAGAATCTGAATAATCTGGTTGCATGGTCATCAAAGTCTTCTGCTGTTGGCAAGAAGCTGGGTTTTAAAGTCACGCAGGACTCTGTGAGCCATGCTTCTGGAGTTGACGTATCCTCCCATTGGTCTTTTGTGAGCCATGCTTCTGGAGCTGACTTATCTTCCCATTGGTCATTTTCACAAACTGCCCAAATTAAGAAGAAACCAACCGTCTCACAACTTGGATATATTATGAATCCCACAGCTAttcagaaaataaagataCCAGTTCATTCAAGTAGTccaattattttttctccAGTAAATCAATTGCACAAAGCCGCAATCCCATTCCCTGATGAGCCATCATACCAAGGTGGTCCAACTAATCCTTTTTTTCCAAGTTTTCCTTCACACGTGGGTGGACTGAATCACCCTGCTTCAGTAGGCCCACCTTTTTCTTGGCCCTTGTCTGAATTTAAATCTTCCTTTGTTGACCATACAAGTCACTCAGAATTTTATAATCCACTTTATGGTGGACAAAATCTTTCTGAAGAAGGTGTGGCAAGGACTCTAAAACATGTAAATGAAGATGATATTCTGAGCAAGTACCAAAATTTTAAGCGGTTTGATACTGTTGAAGATCATTCAGATCATCACTATGCTTCTAAAGGTTCTTCAGTTAAGCAG CCTCCAAAGAATTGGGCAAAGAAAATTCAGGAGGAGTGGAGAATCCTGGAGAATGATTTGCCAG atggtatatttgtcaggaTTTATGAATCAAGGATGGACCTATTAAGGGCTGTAATAATTGGAGCTGAGGGCACTCCTTACCATGACggtctcttcttctttgacgTTTTCTTCCCTAGTGGTTATCCCAATATACCACCG AATGTCTACTATCATTCTGGTGGTCTTCGTCTCAACCCGAACTTGTACAATTGTGGGAAGGTATGTCTCAGCCTTCTTGGAACTTGGCATGGTAACAAGAATGAGAAGTGGCTTCCTGGTGTGTCAACTGTACTTCAAGTTCTAGTATCCATACAAGCATTGATTTTGAACCAAAAGCCCTATTTCAATGAGCCTGGATATGCACATATGAATGGCTCAGCGCATGGTGAAATTCAGTCACAGCAGTATAATGAAAGGACATTTATATTATCACTCAAGACAATGGTATACACAATGAGGAGGCCACCAAAG CATTTTGAGGACTTTGTTTTGGGTCATTTCCACAAGCATGCTCATGACATTCTGGTGGCATGTAAAGCATACATGGATGGAGCTCAGGTCGGGTGTCTGGTTAAGGGTGGGGTTCAGGATGTTGATGAGGGCGACAAGAGCTGCTCAAAGAGTTTTAAGGACTCATTACCAGGGTGTGTCGATCTACTTCTGAAGGAGTTTTCACTAATTGGAGTCAAGGACACTGAAAAGTACCAAATTTTGGTGAAAGGGGATATTAAACCGAGTGCTTAA
- the LOC8273568 gene encoding probable ubiquitin-conjugating enzyme E2 26 isoform X5 translates to MEPDVIEISPPPMISRSNRVSNKLKQVVLREVIDVDNDEDSSDCMIIDATMDTKNKGKAIEESVDDYLLAKDAMVDYLPYPSKGSGPGSQKTVIVDGSNSDMLDNECIDITSDDFMDFDEYAYLQAHFDNVDIPPGVEVPIPCLLDSLHKTKKTVNESDSLDTTNQKNLNNLVAWSSKSSAVGKKLGFKVTQDSVSHASGVDVSSHWSFVSHASGADLSSHWSFSQTAQIKKKPTVSQLGYIMNPTAIQKIKIPVHSSSPIIFSPVNQLHKAAIPFPDEPSYQGGPTNPFFPSFPSHVGGLNHPASVGPPFSWPLSEFKSSFVDHTSHSEFYNPLYGGQNLSEEGVARTLKHVNEDDILSKYQNFKRFDTVEDHSDHHYASKGSSVKQPPKNWAKKIQEEWRILENDLPDGIFVRIYESRMDLLRAVIIGAEGTPYHDGLFFFDVFFPSGYPNIPPNVYYHSGGLRLNPNLYNCGKVCLSLLGTWHGNKNEKWLPGVSTVLQVLVSIQALILNQKPYFNEPGYAHMNGSAHGEIQSQQYNERTFILSLKTMVYTMRRPPKHFEDFVLGHFHKHAHDILVACKAYMDGAQVGCLVKGGVQDVDEGDKSCSKSFKDSLPGCVDLLLKEFSLIGVKDTEKYQILVKGDIKPSA, encoded by the exons ATGGAGCCAGACGTGATCGAAATCTCTCCTCCTCCGATGATTTCTCGCTCTAACAGAGTTTCTAATAAACTCAAACAg GTTGTACTTCGTGAAGTAATTGATGTTGACAATGATGAAGATTCTTCTGATTGTATGATCATTGATGCGACAATGGACACAAAGAATAAAGGGAAAGCTATAGAAGAAAGTGTTGATGATTACCTTCTAGCTAAG GATGCTATGGTCGATTATCTTCCTTATCCTTCTAAAGGCTCTGGTCCTGGATCACAAAAAACAGTCATTGTAGATGGTTCTAATTCAGATATGTTAGACAATGAGTGTATCGACATCACATCTGACGACTTCATGGACTTTGATGAGTATGCATATTTACAAGCACACTTTGATAATGTGGATATTCCTCCTGGAGTGGAGGTACCTATTCCTTGCTTGCTGGATTCTCTTCATAAGACAAAGAAGACTGTTAATGAAAGTGACTCTTTGGATACAACAAATCAAAAGAATCTGAATAATCTGGTTGCATGGTCATCAAAGTCTTCTGCTGTTGGCAAGAAGCTGGGTTTTAAAGTCACGCAGGACTCTGTGAGCCATGCTTCTGGAGTTGACGTATCCTCCCATTGGTCTTTTGTGAGCCATGCTTCTGGAGCTGACTTATCTTCCCATTGGTCATTTTCACAAACTGCCCAAATTAAGAAGAAACCAACCGTCTCACAACTTGGATATATTATGAATCCCACAGCTAttcagaaaataaagataCCAGTTCATTCAAGTAGTccaattattttttctccAGTAAATCAATTGCACAAAGCCGCAATCCCATTCCCTGATGAGCCATCATACCAAGGTGGTCCAACTAATCCTTTTTTTCCAAGTTTTCCTTCACACGTGGGTGGACTGAATCACCCTGCTTCAGTAGGCCCACCTTTTTCTTGGCCCTTGTCTGAATTTAAATCTTCCTTTGTTGACCATACAAGTCACTCAGAATTTTATAATCCACTTTATGGTGGACAAAATCTTTCTGAAGAAGGTGTGGCAAGGACTCTAAAACATGTAAATGAAGATGATATTCTGAGCAAGTACCAAAATTTTAAGCGGTTTGATACTGTTGAAGATCATTCAGATCATCACTATGCTTCTAAAGGTTCTTCAGTTAAGCAG CCTCCAAAGAATTGGGCAAAGAAAATTCAGGAGGAGTGGAGAATCCTGGAGAATGATTTGCCAG atggtatatttgtcaggaTTTATGAATCAAGGATGGACCTATTAAGGGCTGTAATAATTGGAGCTGAGGGCACTCCTTACCATGACggtctcttcttctttgacgTTTTCTTCCCTAGTGGTTATCCCAATATACCACCG AATGTCTACTATCATTCTGGTGGTCTTCGTCTCAACCCGAACTTGTACAATTGTGGGAAGGTATGTCTCAGCCTTCTTGGAACTTGGCATGGTAACAAGAATGAGAAGTGGCTTCCTGGTGTGTCAACTGTACTTCAAGTTCTAGTATCCATACAAGCATTGATTTTGAACCAAAAGCCCTATTTCAATGAGCCTGGATATGCACATATGAATGGCTCAGCGCATGGTGAAATTCAGTCACAGCAGTATAATGAAAGGACATTTATATTATCACTCAAGACAATGGTATACACAATGAGGAGGCCACCAAAG CATTTTGAGGACTTTGTTTTGGGTCATTTCCACAAGCATGCTCATGACATTCTGGTGGCATGTAAAGCATACATGGATGGAGCTCAGGTCGGGTGTCTGGTTAAGGGTGGGGTTCAGGATGTTGATGAGGGCGACAAGAGCTGCTCAAAGAGTTTTAAGGACTCATTACCAGGGTGTGTCGATCTACTTCTGAAGGAGTTTTCACTAATTGGAGTCAAGGACACTGAAAAGTACCAAATTTTGGTGAAAGGGGATATTAAACCGAGTGCTTAA
- the LOC8273568 gene encoding probable ubiquitin-conjugating enzyme E2 26 isoform X3 produces MQPPPPPLHIPQSSNRKRALMEPDVIEISPPPMISRSNRVSNKLKQVVLREVIDVDNDEDSSDCMIIDATMDTKNKGKAIEESVDDYLLAKDAMVDYLPYPSKGSGPGSQKTVIVDGSNSDMLDNECIDITSDDFMDFDEYAYLQAHFDNVDIPPGVEVPIPCLLDSLHKTKKTVNESDSLDTTNQKNLNNLVAWSSKSSAVGKKLGFKVTQDSVSHASGVDVSSHWSFVSHASGADLSSHWSFSQTAQIKKKPTVSQLGYIMNPTAIQKIKIPVHSSSPIIFSPVNQLHKAAIPFPDEPSYQGGPTNPFFPSFPSHVGGLNHPASVGPPFSWPLSEFKSSFVDHTSHSEFYNPLYGGQNLSEEGVARTLKHVNEDDILSKYQNFKRFDTVEDHSDHHYASKGSSVKQPPKNWAKKIQEEWRILENDLPDGIFVRIYESRMDLLRAVIIGAEGTPYHDGLFFFDVFFPSGYPNIPPNVYYHSGGLRLNPNLYNCGKVCLSLLGTWHGNKNEKWLPGVSTVLQVLVSIQALILNQKPYFNEPGYAHMNGSAHGEIQSQQYNERTFILSLKTMVYTMRRPPKHFEDFVLGHFHKHAHDILVACKAYMDGAQVGCLVKGGVQDVDEGDKSCSKSFKDSLPGCVDLLLKEFSLIGVKDTEKYQILVKGDIKPSA; encoded by the exons ATGCAGCCGCCGCCGCCGCCGCTACACATTCCCCAGTCTTCCAA CAGGAAGCGAGCATTAATGGAGCCAGACGTGATCGAAATCTCTCCTCCTCCGATGATTTCTCGCTCTAACAGAGTTTCTAATAAACTCAAACAg GTTGTACTTCGTGAAGTAATTGATGTTGACAATGATGAAGATTCTTCTGATTGTATGATCATTGATGCGACAATGGACACAAAGAATAAAGGGAAAGCTATAGAAGAAAGTGTTGATGATTACCTTCTAGCTAAG GATGCTATGGTCGATTATCTTCCTTATCCTTCTAAAGGCTCTGGTCCTGGATCACAAAAAACAGTCATTGTAGATGGTTCTAATTCAGATATGTTAGACAATGAGTGTATCGACATCACATCTGACGACTTCATGGACTTTGATGAGTATGCATATTTACAAGCACACTTTGATAATGTGGATATTCCTCCTGGAGTGGAGGTACCTATTCCTTGCTTGCTGGATTCTCTTCATAAGACAAAGAAGACTGTTAATGAAAGTGACTCTTTGGATACAACAAATCAAAAGAATCTGAATAATCTGGTTGCATGGTCATCAAAGTCTTCTGCTGTTGGCAAGAAGCTGGGTTTTAAAGTCACGCAGGACTCTGTGAGCCATGCTTCTGGAGTTGACGTATCCTCCCATTGGTCTTTTGTGAGCCATGCTTCTGGAGCTGACTTATCTTCCCATTGGTCATTTTCACAAACTGCCCAAATTAAGAAGAAACCAACCGTCTCACAACTTGGATATATTATGAATCCCACAGCTAttcagaaaataaagataCCAGTTCATTCAAGTAGTccaattattttttctccAGTAAATCAATTGCACAAAGCCGCAATCCCATTCCCTGATGAGCCATCATACCAAGGTGGTCCAACTAATCCTTTTTTTCCAAGTTTTCCTTCACACGTGGGTGGACTGAATCACCCTGCTTCAGTAGGCCCACCTTTTTCTTGGCCCTTGTCTGAATTTAAATCTTCCTTTGTTGACCATACAAGTCACTCAGAATTTTATAATCCACTTTATGGTGGACAAAATCTTTCTGAAGAAGGTGTGGCAAGGACTCTAAAACATGTAAATGAAGATGATATTCTGAGCAAGTACCAAAATTTTAAGCGGTTTGATACTGTTGAAGATCATTCAGATCATCACTATGCTTCTAAAGGTTCTTCAGTTAAGCAG CCTCCAAAGAATTGGGCAAAGAAAATTCAGGAGGAGTGGAGAATCCTGGAGAATGATTTGCCAG atggtatatttgtcaggaTTTATGAATCAAGGATGGACCTATTAAGGGCTGTAATAATTGGAGCTGAGGGCACTCCTTACCATGACggtctcttcttctttgacgTTTTCTTCCCTAGTGGTTATCCCAATATACCACCG AATGTCTACTATCATTCTGGTGGTCTTCGTCTCAACCCGAACTTGTACAATTGTGGGAAGGTATGTCTCAGCCTTCTTGGAACTTGGCATGGTAACAAGAATGAGAAGTGGCTTCCTGGTGTGTCAACTGTACTTCAAGTTCTAGTATCCATACAAGCATTGATTTTGAACCAAAAGCCCTATTTCAATGAGCCTGGATATGCACATATGAATGGCTCAGCGCATGGTGAAATTCAGTCACAGCAGTATAATGAAAGGACATTTATATTATCACTCAAGACAATGGTATACACAATGAGGAGGCCACCAAAG CATTTTGAGGACTTTGTTTTGGGTCATTTCCACAAGCATGCTCATGACATTCTGGTGGCATGTAAAGCATACATGGATGGAGCTCAGGTCGGGTGTCTGGTTAAGGGTGGGGTTCAGGATGTTGATGAGGGCGACAAGAGCTGCTCAAAGAGTTTTAAGGACTCATTACCAGGGTGTGTCGATCTACTTCTGAAGGAGTTTTCACTAATTGGAGTCAAGGACACTGAAAAGTACCAAATTTTGGTGAAAGGGGATATTAAACCGAGTGCTTAA
- the LOC8273568 gene encoding probable ubiquitin-conjugating enzyme E2 26 isoform X2, with protein sequence MQPPPPPLHIPQSSKSVSQKRALMEPDVIEISPPPMISRSNRVSNKLKQVVLREVIDVDNDEDSSDCMIIDATMDTKNKGKAIEESVDDYLLAKDAMVDYLPYPSKGSGPGSQKTVIVDGSNSDMLDNECIDITSDDFMDFDEYAYLQAHFDNVDIPPGVEVPIPCLLDSLHKTKKTVNESDSLDTTNQKNLNNLVAWSSKSSAVGKKLGFKVTQDSVSHASGVDVSSHWSFVSHASGADLSSHWSFSQTAQIKKKPTVSQLGYIMNPTAIQKIKIPVHSSSPIIFSPVNQLHKAAIPFPDEPSYQGGPTNPFFPSFPSHVGGLNHPASVGPPFSWPLSEFKSSFVDHTSHSEFYNPLYGGQNLSEEGVARTLKHVNEDDILSKYQNFKRFDTVEDHSDHHYASKGSSVKQPPKNWAKKIQEEWRILENDLPDGIFVRIYESRMDLLRAVIIGAEGTPYHDGLFFFDVFFPSGYPNIPPNVYYHSGGLRLNPNLYNCGKVCLSLLGTWHGNKNEKWLPGVSTVLQVLVSIQALILNQKPYFNEPGYAHMNGSAHGEIQSQQYNERTFILSLKTMVYTMRRPPKHFEDFVLGHFHKHAHDILVACKAYMDGAQVGCLVKGGVQDVDEGDKSCSKSFKDSLPGCVDLLLKEFSLIGVKDTEKYQILVKGDIKPSA encoded by the exons ATGCAGCCGCCGCCGCCGCCGCTACACATTCCCCAGTCTTCCAAGTCAGTCAGTCA GAAGCGAGCATTAATGGAGCCAGACGTGATCGAAATCTCTCCTCCTCCGATGATTTCTCGCTCTAACAGAGTTTCTAATAAACTCAAACAg GTTGTACTTCGTGAAGTAATTGATGTTGACAATGATGAAGATTCTTCTGATTGTATGATCATTGATGCGACAATGGACACAAAGAATAAAGGGAAAGCTATAGAAGAAAGTGTTGATGATTACCTTCTAGCTAAG GATGCTATGGTCGATTATCTTCCTTATCCTTCTAAAGGCTCTGGTCCTGGATCACAAAAAACAGTCATTGTAGATGGTTCTAATTCAGATATGTTAGACAATGAGTGTATCGACATCACATCTGACGACTTCATGGACTTTGATGAGTATGCATATTTACAAGCACACTTTGATAATGTGGATATTCCTCCTGGAGTGGAGGTACCTATTCCTTGCTTGCTGGATTCTCTTCATAAGACAAAGAAGACTGTTAATGAAAGTGACTCTTTGGATACAACAAATCAAAAGAATCTGAATAATCTGGTTGCATGGTCATCAAAGTCTTCTGCTGTTGGCAAGAAGCTGGGTTTTAAAGTCACGCAGGACTCTGTGAGCCATGCTTCTGGAGTTGACGTATCCTCCCATTGGTCTTTTGTGAGCCATGCTTCTGGAGCTGACTTATCTTCCCATTGGTCATTTTCACAAACTGCCCAAATTAAGAAGAAACCAACCGTCTCACAACTTGGATATATTATGAATCCCACAGCTAttcagaaaataaagataCCAGTTCATTCAAGTAGTccaattattttttctccAGTAAATCAATTGCACAAAGCCGCAATCCCATTCCCTGATGAGCCATCATACCAAGGTGGTCCAACTAATCCTTTTTTTCCAAGTTTTCCTTCACACGTGGGTGGACTGAATCACCCTGCTTCAGTAGGCCCACCTTTTTCTTGGCCCTTGTCTGAATTTAAATCTTCCTTTGTTGACCATACAAGTCACTCAGAATTTTATAATCCACTTTATGGTGGACAAAATCTTTCTGAAGAAGGTGTGGCAAGGACTCTAAAACATGTAAATGAAGATGATATTCTGAGCAAGTACCAAAATTTTAAGCGGTTTGATACTGTTGAAGATCATTCAGATCATCACTATGCTTCTAAAGGTTCTTCAGTTAAGCAG CCTCCAAAGAATTGGGCAAAGAAAATTCAGGAGGAGTGGAGAATCCTGGAGAATGATTTGCCAG atggtatatttgtcaggaTTTATGAATCAAGGATGGACCTATTAAGGGCTGTAATAATTGGAGCTGAGGGCACTCCTTACCATGACggtctcttcttctttgacgTTTTCTTCCCTAGTGGTTATCCCAATATACCACCG AATGTCTACTATCATTCTGGTGGTCTTCGTCTCAACCCGAACTTGTACAATTGTGGGAAGGTATGTCTCAGCCTTCTTGGAACTTGGCATGGTAACAAGAATGAGAAGTGGCTTCCTGGTGTGTCAACTGTACTTCAAGTTCTAGTATCCATACAAGCATTGATTTTGAACCAAAAGCCCTATTTCAATGAGCCTGGATATGCACATATGAATGGCTCAGCGCATGGTGAAATTCAGTCACAGCAGTATAATGAAAGGACATTTATATTATCACTCAAGACAATGGTATACACAATGAGGAGGCCACCAAAG CATTTTGAGGACTTTGTTTTGGGTCATTTCCACAAGCATGCTCATGACATTCTGGTGGCATGTAAAGCATACATGGATGGAGCTCAGGTCGGGTGTCTGGTTAAGGGTGGGGTTCAGGATGTTGATGAGGGCGACAAGAGCTGCTCAAAGAGTTTTAAGGACTCATTACCAGGGTGTGTCGATCTACTTCTGAAGGAGTTTTCACTAATTGGAGTCAAGGACACTGAAAAGTACCAAATTTTGGTGAAAGGGGATATTAAACCGAGTGCTTAA